DNA from Chryseomicrobium sp. FSL W7-1435:
GTCGGCAAGAGACGAGTGCGATTCCGTATGAATCGTTCACACAAATCGTCGATACACTAACTAAACAAGAGGTACAGTGGCAGCCGCTTCTGACAGAAGAACTACCAGGACGATGGGTCGTGGATGGTATTTGTCTAGACTGTCGCGATGCTATGGAACGTAATCCACTCTACTTCTCATTAAACAAATGGATACAGTAACTGCTTTGGAATCAGCTCCAAAGCCTTTTTCTGTTTTCACTGGAGGATTTGCTATGCACGCTTTGCTACAACTATTGCAAGAAGAAAAGAAGGTGCGGGAATGGATTGACTCCCTTCGCGCAGGAACCGATCATCAATTGATCACAGGGCTGACTGGCAGCGCCCGGACACTTCTTGGAAAACAAATTTATGAAGAAACCAATCAATCGGTGCTCATCGTGACGCCGAATCTTTTGCATGCGCAAAAAGTGAAAGATGACTATACGCGAATCATGGGAGAAGATCGGGTATTTTTATACCCTGCAGATGAGTTAATTGCGGCAGATATGGCCATCGCAAGCCCTGAACTCCGTGCAGAACGCATAGAGACGTTGGATTATCTCTCGATGAATAAGAAAGGTGTTTACATTATACCTGTTGCCGCTTTCCGGAAAAAATTAACGCCCCGTACAGAGTGGGAGCAGCTGACATTGACCCTCCGAGAAGGAGAAGAGATTGAACCAGAGAGGCTCATTCAAACACTCGTCAATCTTGGTTACACTCGTCAAGGAATGGTCTCTTCACCAGGAGAATTTGCGACGCGAGGTGGAATCGTAGATATTTATCCACTTCAAGCAGAGCATCCCGTCCGTATCGAGCTGTTTGACACGGAAATCGATTCTTTACGTCAGTTTTCAGCTGAAGACCAACGTTCCATGGGACGTCTCAAAGACATACGCATCTTACCGGCAACAGATTATTTGTGGTCAGATGAAAAACGATTGGTGCTCAAAGAGAGACTTGAAATAGCACTTGGAGAATCTCTGAAAATAGTGAAAAATCCTCAAACTCAGCAGCAATTCATGGACAGTATTTCGCGTGAAATTGGACTGATCAAAGATGGATTATTGCCAGATGGAGTGGCCAAATACTTGCCACTAATGACTGGTCATACAGCCGAGCTTCTTGACTACGTAGGGCTAGACACATTAGTGATTTTCGATGAACTGGGCCGAATTCAAGAAACAGCCGAAACGCTCGAACGAGAAGAGACGGATTGGTTTATGTCGTTACTTGAAGAAGGGCTGATTGTTCATAAAGCGAAACCTGCGACTTCACTGAAGGCTGTTATGCAGAGCATGAAACAAAAGCAGATTTATTATTCTTTGTTTGCTCGTACCTTTGGTGGCATTCCGATCAAATCTACATTGAGTTTTTCCTGCAAGCCGATGCAAGAATTTCACGGGCAAATGCATTTATTGGCGGGAGAAATGGAGCGATGGGAGCAAGGGAATTTCCGCGTTATCATTCTAGCAGAAGGAAAAGAGCGTCTGGACAAGGTGCAAGAGGTACTCGAAGATTATGACATGTCTTCAAAGATCATTCATGAAGATGCCCATATTACAGAGCCGGGTGTTTATTTGCTTGATGGGGATGTGAATGCGGGCTTTGAATTGCCCTTGCAACGACTGACGGTTATAACAGACGCAGAATTGTTCAAATCGCGGCCTAAAAAGCGTACCAATCGTCAAAAGCTTTCAAATGCGGAACGGATCAAGAGTTATTCAGATATTAAGCCTGGGGATTGGATTGTTCATATTCATCACGGGATCGGCAAGTATATCGGCATTGAAACGCTGGAAATGAATGGTACGCACAAGGATTATCTGCATATTCGGTACAAAGGAGACGACAAGCTCTTTGTTCCGGTCGATCAAATCGACTTGATTCAGAAATATGTGGGTTCTGGTGAGAAAGAGCCAAAAGTTCATAAGCTCGGTGGGGCCGATTGGAAGAAGACCAAAATCAAGGTTTCGCGCGCAGTGGAGGACATTGCAGATGAACTTATCAAACTCTACGCTAAGCGAGAAGCTGAAGTAGGGCATGCCTTTGAGCCAGACAGCGACCTTCAGCAATCGTTTGAAGCTGCTTTTCCTTATGAAGAGACAGAGGATCAGTTACGTACAATTGAGGAAATCAAACGAGATATGGAAAAAGCGCGCCCTATGGATCGCTTAGTGTGTGGAGACGTGGGCTATGGGAAGACAGAAGTGGCTATCCGAGCAGCCTTCAAAGCGGTTATGGAAGGTAAACAAGTAGCGTTCTTATGTCCAACCACTATCCTTGCTCAACAACATTACGATACGTTGGTGGAGCGTTTCCAGGACTTCCCTATTGAAGTGGGCTTGCTTAGCCGCTTTCGAACGAAGAAACAACAGACTGAAACAACGACGGGTCTTAAAAAAGGCTTGGTAGACGTGGTCATTGGTACACACCGTGTCCTGTCAAAAGATGTGGAGTTCCATGACCTGGGACTGCTAATTGTCGATGAAGAACAACGTTTTGGTGTAAAGCATAAAGAAAAAGTTAAACAACTGAAGACCTCTGTGGATGTCATCACATTAACAGCTACTCCAATCCCAAGAACGCTTCATATGTCGATGATTGGTGTGCGTGACTTATCGGTCATCGAGACGCCACCGAAGAACCGATTCCCGATTCAGACCTATGTGGTGGAATCGAATGGTGCTCTTATACGAGAAGCTATTGAACGGGAGATGGCTCGTGGCGGCCAAGTGTTCTTCTTATACAACCGTGTAGAAGACATCACGCGTAAAGTAGAGGAAATTCAAAGTTTAGTTCCGTCTGCTCGTGTTGCCTATGCCCATGGTCAGATGACAGAGAGCGAATTAGAATCCATTTTAATCAGCTTCTTGCAAGGGGAATACGATGTGCTTGTCACAACGACGATTATCGAGACAGGCATCGATATTCCGAACGTGAACACACTATTTGTGCATGACGCGGACCGCATGGGTCTCTCGCAGTTGTATCAGTTGCGTGGCCGTGTCGGACGATCAAATCGCGTGGCTTATGCCTATTTCATGCATCAACGAGATAAAGTGTTAACAGATGTTGCCGAAAAACGCTTGCAGGCCATCAAGGAATTTACAGAGCTAGGATCAGGTTTCAAAATTGCCATGCGTGATCTTTCTATTCGAGGCGCCGGAAATTTACTTGGTTCACAGCAACACGGTTTCATCGATTCAGTCGGTTATGATCTGTATACGCAGCTTCTTGAAGCAGCCGTGGAGCGCAAGCGTACAGGAAAAGAAAAAGAAGAAGTGGTGGAGATTGAGATTTCCGTGCCGTTCGATGCTTATCTTCCGGACACGTACATTTCCGATGGCTATCAGAAGATTCAAATGTACAAGCGTATTAAGGCATTCGATAAAGAAGAAGAGTACCATGATATTTATGACGAGCTGCAGGACCGCTTTGGGGATGTGCCGCTAGAAGCAGAAAACTTGTTGCGTATTGCTCGCATGAAAGTGTGGGGGCGTCTAAGTGGCGTGGAAAGTATCAAAGAGCAAGGCGGTAAGTTAATCGTGCGCTTTGGAGAAAAAACCTCCCAACAATTTGATGCGGCAGTGTTCTATGAAAAATCGATGACGTACGGCAAACAAGTCAACTTCGGAGTAGACCATGGCCACTTCTTAATCAAAATTGACGTTAAGGGTGGCAAGCATCACCCATTTGACGTGCTTGAAAAAATGATGGAGTTGTCACCACAAGCGATTCGTCAGGCGTCTTAAAGGATTCTGTGCATAAACCTCTCGCGCTCTCGCCATACTATGGCAGAGATAGAAGAGTTTTTCCAAGAGAGGATGGCAGAATATGAAGGCAACAGGAATTGTAAGACGAATCGATGATTTAGGACGAGTCGTCATCCCAAAAGAGATACGGCGTACGATGCGTATTCGGGAAGGCGACCCTCTTGAAATCTTTACAGACCGAGAAGGGGAAATTATTTTAAAGAAATACTCCCCCATCCATGAGCTAGGTACTTTTGCCAGTGAATATGCAGAGGCGCTATACGAGACGTTGGGCACGCCAGTGATGATCAGTGATCAAGATGAAGTGGTGGCGGTGGCGGGTCTATCCAAAAAGGATTATATTAAGCGTCGCCTTGCCAGTCCGACAGAAGATACGTTGAATGCCAAAGAAAAGATTGTGGAGAAGCATGAGGAAAGCGTGGAGTGGATTCCAGGTGTGAAAGAAACCGTGCGCTCTTACGGTGTCGTCCCTATTGTGATGAATGGTGATGTGATCGGTGGTATGTTTATTTTGTCGAAAGTACACTATATCGGGGACCCTGAGATGAAAGCTCTTGAAACAGCAGCAAATTTTTTAGCAAAGCAAATGAATGGTTGATACGTAAGCCGTGCCTTGTGAAGGTTCGGCTTTTCGTTGCGGAAAATTTGGTATACTACGAGAAGAATGATGGAATGAGAAGGTGGTAGCCATGTCGACACAATGGAAAATGTCCAGTTATATGAAAGGTGCAGCCATGCTCACCATTTCAGCACTGTTGATTAAAATTCTTAGCGCTATTTATCGCGTCCCGTTCCAAAACATGGTCGGCGACGAAGGTTTCTACATCTACCAACAAATTTATCCATTCATCGGCATGATCACGACCTGGACTTCTGTCGGGTTTGCAGTCGCACTCGCCAAACTAATGTCTGATCAAATGGCCAATGGAGACATGGAAGCCGTTCAAAAAATCAAAAAAGTTGGTTTTACATATATCAGCATCATTTCTATCATCTTTTTCATCGCCTTTTTACTTGGAGCAGACGCACTTGCCCAAGCAATGGGAGACGAAAAACTCGCTCCTCTTCTACAAATCGGGGCTATCGTTCTGTTAGCTATGCCGTTTTTAGCCGTGCTGAAAAGTGTCTACCAAGCAACCGAACGCCTCACGCCACTCGCCTTTGCCCAAGTTATCGAGCAAGCCGTCCGAGTAAGCTTCATTCTCGTAGGTGCGTATATCGTGTTAAACTGGACCAATGATCTCTATGCAACAGGAGCAGTCGCCTTATTTGGAGCCAGTGTGGGGGAAGCAGCAGGCATCTTTCTTCTCGGGTGGTGGTTAACAAAAAAAGACCGTGCCATCCTCGGAAAGACGACATCTTCTTTGCCAACGAAAACGATTTTGCGAGACTTGACGTGGATCAGTATTAGCGCGAGCATCAGCAGCTTGTTTTTCCTGATGATGCAACTCGTCGATTCCATGACAGTCGTCAACGGTCTCACAGCGGCAGGAGTCGACCTGCAGCAAGCCAAAGAGACGAAAGGAATTTACGACCGCGTGCAACCGCTCATCCAGATGGGCATTGTGGTGACAACGTCACTTGCCTTTGCCTTGGTTCCGCTCATTGCAAGTCGCTCTAAACGACAAGACGGGCGTGGCGCGATGCCGTTCATTCAACTGTCCTACCGGGTCGCACTTGTCTTTGGAAGCGCAGCTGCTGCGGGATTGATTATCACGATGCCTTATGTGAATGAAACGCTATTCCAGACACGCGACTTGTCGGTCGTGCTCATGGTCGGAAGTGGCCAAGTCCTCTGGCTATCGTTGATTCTATTATTTATGGCCATCCTGCAAGGCGTGGGCCGTATTTGGCGTCCGACACTTTGGCTCGTGCTAGGGCTTGTCGTGAAAGCGTTAGGCAATGTCTGGTTAGTAGACAGTTACGGGGTTTTAGGAGCTGCACTTGCAGGGAACCTCGCAATGATTGTAGCGCTCGTGGGAGTCGTTTACGAACTGAAGCGTCACTGGCAGGACAGACTTGCGGGAGCTTCCTTCTATACAGGTCTTGCCCTTGCAGTAGGGGCAATGACTATAAGTGTTGTCGGTATCGAAGTAGTGCTCGACACTTTTCTTCTAGATGGCCTGCCGAGTCGGCTCCAAGCACTTATGATCACAGCGCTTAGCGTTCCGGTCGGTGTGGTTGTGTTCTTGACACTTATCATGAAGCACCAACTCCTACGACCAAAAGAATGGTACCTTCTTCCGTTCGGAAAACGCTTAGCAGGCGTCCAACTGCTCTTGAACCGAAAGAAAGGATGACACACATGCCAACTCTTACAATTATAGGACTAGGTGTAGCCGAGCTTGATCAGCTGCCACTAGGTCTTTATAAATTTATCAAACAAGCGAACTCTCTTTATATTCGTACGGAAGACCACCCTGTCGTTAAGGAACTGGCTGAAGAAGGGCTCACGTATACAAGCTTTGATGCCGTATATGAAAAGCACGATGACTTTTCAGCGGTATACCGTGAAATTGCCGACACTTTGATTGCGCTGGCCAAACAGCAGGATGTTATTTACGCGGTGCCGGGGCATCCACTTGTTGCTGAACAGACTGTGCAACATTTAATTGAAGCGGAACGTGCAGGCCAAATTTCTCTGCAAATCAAAGGCGGTCAAAGCTTCCTCGACCCATTATTTGCAGCCGTTCGCGTCGACCCGATTGAGGGGTTTCAACTACTTGACGGAACCGCGATGCGCCGAGACGATATTCAAATGAATCAACATTTGTTCATCGGACAAGTCTATGATGCGTTCAGTGCTTCTGAGGTCAAACTAACGCTAATGGAAAAGTACCCAGATGATTTCGCGGTGACCATTGTTACGGCAGCGGGTTCCTCAAAAGAAGTCATTCAGACGGTTCCCTTGTTCGAACTTGATCGTGTGATGGAACTCTCAAATTTAACGACAGTCTACGTGCCACCTGCAAAAGAACGCGACCAGCGCTACAAAGAGTGGCAGACGTTCCGCGACATCGTCGCAGTTCTTCGCAGTCCGGAAGGGTGTCCATGGGACCGTGAACAAACGCATGAGTCATTAAAGCGTTATGCGGTCGAAGAGGTCTATGAGTTGCTTCAAGCCATCAATGAACAGGATGACGAAGCAATCGTTGAAGAACTTGGGGATGTCTTGCTGCAAGTGTTTTTACATGCGCAGATTGGGGAAGATGAAGGGTACTTCTCTATGGAGGACGTGCTTGAGCAAATCTCTGCTAAAATGGTACGCCGTCACCCGCACGTTTTTGGTGATGTGACAGTGGATTCAACAGGCGAAGTGTTAACCAACTGGCAAGCTATCAAAGAAACAGAAAAACCAAAAGTGACGCACTTGTTAGAAGGACAGAAACGTCAGGATTCTTCTCTTCTCACATCTTTCAATTTCCAGAAAAAAGCGGCAACGGTCGGTTTTGACTGGCCAAATGTGGCAGGAGCATGGGACAAGTTTGACGAAGAACTACAAGAGTGGAAACAAGCGATTGAGCACGGGACGACCGAGCAACAGCTAGATGAACTAGGTGACGTTTTGTTCACCCTCGTTAACCTCGCGCGTTTTCTAAAGCTTTCGCCTGAACTTGCGATGCAACAGGCAAATCAAAAGTTTGAGCGACGTTTTCGCCACGTAGAGACGTCTGTACGCTCTGGTCGCGGCGAATTTAGTGACTACACATTGGACGAGCTAGAAGAATTCTGGCAACAAGCCAAGCAACTAGAAAGAGGGGAATAATATGCGTTTAGATAAATATTTGAAAGTCTCGCGTTTGATCAAACGTCGTACACTTGCTAAACAAGTAGCCGACCAAGGTCGAATCGAAATTAATGGCAAGACAGCAAAAGCGAGTAGCGATGTCAAAGCGGGTGATGAACTGCGCATTCGTTTCGGCCAAAAGGTCGTCATGGCTCGTGTAGAAAGTATTCGAGAGAATGCTAAGAAAGAAGAAGCGACGATGATGTTCACCAT
Protein-coding regions in this window:
- a CDS encoding polysaccharide biosynthesis protein, giving the protein MSTQWKMSSYMKGAAMLTISALLIKILSAIYRVPFQNMVGDEGFYIYQQIYPFIGMITTWTSVGFAVALAKLMSDQMANGDMEAVQKIKKVGFTYISIISIIFFIAFLLGADALAQAMGDEKLAPLLQIGAIVLLAMPFLAVLKSVYQATERLTPLAFAQVIEQAVRVSFILVGAYIVLNWTNDLYATGAVALFGASVGEAAGIFLLGWWLTKKDRAILGKTTSSLPTKTILRDLTWISISASISSLFFLMMQLVDSMTVVNGLTAAGVDLQQAKETKGIYDRVQPLIQMGIVVTTSLAFALVPLIASRSKRQDGRGAMPFIQLSYRVALVFGSAAAAGLIITMPYVNETLFQTRDLSVVLMVGSGQVLWLSLILLFMAILQGVGRIWRPTLWLVLGLVVKALGNVWLVDSYGVLGAALAGNLAMIVALVGVVYELKRHWQDRLAGASFYTGLALAVGAMTISVVGIEVVLDTFLLDGLPSRLQALMITALSVPVGVVVFLTLIMKHQLLRPKEWYLLPFGKRLAGVQLLLNRKKG
- the mazG gene encoding nucleoside triphosphate pyrophosphohydrolase — translated: MPTLTIIGLGVAELDQLPLGLYKFIKQANSLYIRTEDHPVVKELAEEGLTYTSFDAVYEKHDDFSAVYREIADTLIALAKQQDVIYAVPGHPLVAEQTVQHLIEAERAGQISLQIKGGQSFLDPLFAAVRVDPIEGFQLLDGTAMRRDDIQMNQHLFIGQVYDAFSASEVKLTLMEKYPDDFAVTIVTAAGSSKEVIQTVPLFELDRVMELSNLTTVYVPPAKERDQRYKEWQTFRDIVAVLRSPEGCPWDREQTHESLKRYAVEEVYELLQAINEQDDEAIVEELGDVLLQVFLHAQIGEDEGYFSMEDVLEQISAKMVRRHPHVFGDVTVDSTGEVLTNWQAIKETEKPKVTHLLEGQKRQDSSLLTSFNFQKKAATVGFDWPNVAGAWDKFDEELQEWKQAIEHGTTEQQLDELGDVLFTLVNLARFLKLSPELAMQQANQKFERRFRHVETSVRSGRGEFSDYTLDELEEFWQQAKQLERGE
- the spoVT gene encoding stage V sporulation protein T, which translates into the protein MKATGIVRRIDDLGRVVIPKEIRRTMRIREGDPLEIFTDREGEIILKKYSPIHELGTFASEYAEALYETLGTPVMISDQDEVVAVAGLSKKDYIKRRLASPTEDTLNAKEKIVEKHEESVEWIPGVKETVRSYGVVPIVMNGDVIGGMFILSKVHYIGDPEMKALETAANFLAKQMNG
- the mfd gene encoding transcription-repair coupling factor, giving the protein MHALLQLLQEEKKVREWIDSLRAGTDHQLITGLTGSARTLLGKQIYEETNQSVLIVTPNLLHAQKVKDDYTRIMGEDRVFLYPADELIAADMAIASPELRAERIETLDYLSMNKKGVYIIPVAAFRKKLTPRTEWEQLTLTLREGEEIEPERLIQTLVNLGYTRQGMVSSPGEFATRGGIVDIYPLQAEHPVRIELFDTEIDSLRQFSAEDQRSMGRLKDIRILPATDYLWSDEKRLVLKERLEIALGESLKIVKNPQTQQQFMDSISREIGLIKDGLLPDGVAKYLPLMTGHTAELLDYVGLDTLVIFDELGRIQETAETLEREETDWFMSLLEEGLIVHKAKPATSLKAVMQSMKQKQIYYSLFARTFGGIPIKSTLSFSCKPMQEFHGQMHLLAGEMERWEQGNFRVIILAEGKERLDKVQEVLEDYDMSSKIIHEDAHITEPGVYLLDGDVNAGFELPLQRLTVITDAELFKSRPKKRTNRQKLSNAERIKSYSDIKPGDWIVHIHHGIGKYIGIETLEMNGTHKDYLHIRYKGDDKLFVPVDQIDLIQKYVGSGEKEPKVHKLGGADWKKTKIKVSRAVEDIADELIKLYAKREAEVGHAFEPDSDLQQSFEAAFPYEETEDQLRTIEEIKRDMEKARPMDRLVCGDVGYGKTEVAIRAAFKAVMEGKQVAFLCPTTILAQQHYDTLVERFQDFPIEVGLLSRFRTKKQQTETTTGLKKGLVDVVIGTHRVLSKDVEFHDLGLLIVDEEQRFGVKHKEKVKQLKTSVDVITLTATPIPRTLHMSMIGVRDLSVIETPPKNRFPIQTYVVESNGALIREAIEREMARGGQVFFLYNRVEDITRKVEEIQSLVPSARVAYAHGQMTESELESILISFLQGEYDVLVTTTIIETGIDIPNVNTLFVHDADRMGLSQLYQLRGRVGRSNRVAYAYFMHQRDKVLTDVAEKRLQAIKEFTELGSGFKIAMRDLSIRGAGNLLGSQQHGFIDSVGYDLYTQLLEAAVERKRTGKEKEEVVEIEISVPFDAYLPDTYISDGYQKIQMYKRIKAFDKEEEYHDIYDELQDRFGDVPLEAENLLRIARMKVWGRLSGVESIKEQGGKLIVRFGEKTSQQFDAAVFYEKSMTYGKQVNFGVDHGHFLIKIDVKGGKHHPFDVLEKMMELSPQAIRQAS
- a CDS encoding RNA-binding S4 domain-containing protein translates to MRLDKYLKVSRLIKRRTLAKQVADQGRIEINGKTAKASSDVKAGDELRIRFGQKVVMARVESIRENAKKEEATMMFTILSEERLAKVEPEFIDDAE
- a CDS encoding anti-sigma-F factor Fin; this translates as MIRSRCKHCRQETSAIPYESFTQIVDTLTKQEVQWQPLLTEELPGRWVVDGICLDCRDAMERNPLYFSLNKWIQ